A part of Denitratisoma oestradiolicum genomic DNA contains:
- a CDS encoding LbetaH domain-containing protein, translating into MKLLRLDHDGLLDYTHRQLSNFFPDSRPADRQVMAAHMPEALARIGRCINHVRCWTPDTFDHLHSTQYCLYLYYLSNTLWRNTGDNELATRLFLLNKALNGIDCFYEIELPDVMFIGHSVGIVLAKATYGSHLVLYQNSTVGKNHGIAPVIGEGVVMYPNTAIIGRCQIGNGTVLAQGVSIINRDTPGNCYAFANGHGGLHFTAPKRDILADIFRS; encoded by the coding sequence ATGAAGCTCCTGCGCCTCGATCATGATGGCCTGCTCGATTACACCCATCGTCAATTGTCGAATTTCTTTCCTGACAGTCGCCCCGCCGATCGTCAGGTAATGGCAGCACACATGCCAGAGGCGCTGGCCCGCATCGGGCGCTGCATCAACCATGTTCGATGCTGGACGCCTGATACTTTCGACCACCTGCACTCCACGCAGTACTGCCTTTATCTCTACTACCTGTCGAACACTCTCTGGCGCAACACTGGCGATAACGAACTGGCCACGCGCCTGTTTCTGTTGAACAAGGCCCTGAACGGCATCGACTGTTTCTACGAGATCGAGCTTCCCGATGTTATGTTCATCGGCCATTCGGTCGGCATCGTCCTGGCCAAGGCGACCTACGGCAGCCATCTGGTCCTCTATCAGAACTCGACCGTGGGCAAGAACCACGGTATTGCGCCCGTGATCGGCGAGGGTGTCGTGATGTATCCGAACACCGCCATCATCGGCCGCTGCCAGATCGGCAACGGCACCGTGCTTGCGCAAGGAGTGAGCATAATCAACCGGGATACACCGGGCAACTGCTATGCCTTTGCCAATGGCCATGGCGGCTTGCACTTCACCGCCCCCAAGCGCGACATCCTTGCCGACATCTTTCGTAGCTGA
- a CDS encoding tetratricopeptide repeat protein, whose amino-acid sequence MKNTQLKKAEIAYKQKEYAKAEAVCRALLEEHPRQYSTLIVLANTLLMQHRFDEAESTCQKILELSPDHPRALNQLAVIYLERDRNRRGAIDCLSRAVAVEADDWEALANLGQLYIEEGMFAEGTDLLERSLRINPKNFSVHNGLGMLEKERGRPNLAVNHFRRALKLRPANQAVRNNLASCGGQALLKVELGAGHKSPEFMAAYQLAGRGEYQAAAQQFLALLEQDPNNLDIIAALAKAYLAMGDFAEALKVSDRLVQLAPDWSETHNIRGFLLGSTGGDINDIVAHFKRAAELARDDWQALINLGHLALDQESLEDAMGYFERALEISPGNIKALNGLAYIHTMRLDYGSAADLYSQMFEATPDNPVIATNLITALSKAERRDDAYQICRRYLEIENPDVTVFSVYSSARHGCLWDISKQLLPKMRAQMERTEAGLATYFVGANLGLMSEPDFSNEDLLTFHKKIGAQTSITTRPPTRAPHTKATTPRKRLRIGYLSADFNAHSVSFFFHNLFREHDPDRFEIYLYSNTAIAREDNITALYRKLAEKFLCIYGLTDEQVADRIEADGINVLVDMGGYTDRSRLAVLAYRPAPVQLSYLGYPATTGMPEVDYVLADPYLNGPENARYFTEKLLELPESFLCFGHLRLRDIANEMPLDQNGFITFGSLTNPYKLNERTLDVWCQVMHAIPDSRFYLNHPRFDWKMAIDRVTQAFVERGIDAERLTIESRRDPSGSHLGLYAHMDLSLDTMPLTGGTTTVDALSMGIPVVTRAGEVFHQRISYSVIKNIGLDVDELVSFDDREFVAKAIALASNPERIRHFRTNIPTALRSGILCDTVRFTRQLEDAYLNAWQNLCPDHPLAEFVKADDETGQQKRQYGLVSISTAPSTDDLFHYVLQERGQWYENEVHYFAEIADLFPLVWDIGDDPGVYAIPIAIAQLPSGGSTTAIRIDSDVRQLLERSSRANNLPNLKITGEADLAARPDLIRLAFMEENDSLAWMEQHWSILKEGNPAILLQPPPGTAGISAGALVRMAEYGLTAFHLVPGIGTLVGLAADKPVPATPLLFCKGDKRKRLTTAGLLCDTVPGIEKMATSQSADWWTIIGRQPGLSLKMLEWLGAPKSSSEHGDHYMMALNNLNGCHQDSVSLLQRLQLLRFVKGILVGVVNMEPSVPRVLTLIRVLVDSGEDEPAIQLAVSLAEQLAGHSGSVLDEPFLHPFPEWRRLAPAPDEAQWAFSLCLATAERLRHPTTFFSPEDSLPIWQKLVEYPWFATEAARVLRLIGTRLSAT is encoded by the coding sequence ATGAAAAACACGCAACTCAAAAAAGCCGAGATAGCCTACAAGCAGAAGGAATATGCCAAGGCCGAGGCTGTCTGTCGCGCACTACTGGAGGAGCATCCCCGTCAGTACAGCACACTGATTGTTCTGGCTAACACATTGCTGATGCAGCATCGCTTCGACGAGGCGGAAAGCACCTGTCAAAAGATTCTGGAGCTTTCCCCGGACCACCCCAGGGCGCTCAACCAACTGGCCGTGATTTATCTCGAAAGGGACAGGAACCGGCGCGGCGCGATCGACTGCCTGAGCCGAGCGGTTGCAGTCGAGGCCGATGACTGGGAAGCCCTGGCAAACCTGGGGCAGCTCTATATTGAAGAAGGCATGTTTGCGGAAGGGACCGACCTGCTGGAACGCTCCCTGCGCATCAACCCAAAGAACTTCTCCGTGCATAACGGTCTGGGCATGCTGGAAAAGGAACGGGGCCGCCCGAACCTGGCTGTAAATCATTTCCGGCGAGCATTGAAACTGCGCCCTGCCAACCAGGCGGTTCGAAACAACCTTGCCTCATGCGGCGGTCAGGCATTGCTGAAAGTGGAACTCGGTGCTGGGCACAAATCCCCGGAATTCATGGCCGCCTACCAGTTGGCGGGAAGGGGGGAATATCAGGCAGCGGCCCAGCAGTTTCTCGCCCTGCTCGAACAGGACCCGAACAATCTGGATATCATCGCCGCGCTCGCCAAGGCCTACCTGGCAATGGGTGATTTCGCGGAGGCGCTCAAGGTTTCCGACCGGCTGGTCCAGCTCGCTCCGGACTGGTCGGAAACGCACAACATCCGCGGTTTCCTGCTTGGCAGCACCGGGGGCGACATCAACGACATCGTTGCCCACTTCAAGAGAGCTGCCGAACTTGCACGCGATGATTGGCAGGCTCTGATCAATCTTGGGCATCTGGCCCTCGACCAGGAGTCCCTTGAGGATGCCATGGGCTACTTCGAGCGCGCCCTGGAAATCTCACCGGGCAATATCAAGGCCCTCAATGGCCTGGCCTACATCCATACCATGCGCCTGGACTACGGGTCGGCGGCCGACCTTTATAGCCAGATGTTCGAGGCCACACCGGACAATCCAGTCATTGCCACGAACCTGATCACCGCCCTCAGCAAGGCGGAACGTCGTGATGACGCCTACCAAATATGCCGGCGCTACCTGGAAATAGAGAATCCGGATGTCACCGTCTTCTCGGTCTACAGTTCCGCGCGGCACGGTTGCCTTTGGGACATATCGAAGCAACTGCTGCCCAAGATGCGTGCCCAGATGGAGCGTACCGAGGCCGGCCTTGCAACCTACTTCGTCGGGGCGAACCTGGGCCTCATGAGTGAGCCAGACTTTTCCAACGAAGACCTGCTGACCTTTCACAAGAAGATCGGCGCTCAAACCTCCATCACCACCCGCCCGCCCACCCGTGCGCCCCATACCAAGGCAACCACACCACGCAAGCGGCTGCGCATCGGCTACCTATCGGCGGACTTCAATGCGCATTCGGTCAGTTTCTTTTTCCACAATCTTTTCCGGGAACACGATCCCGACCGCTTCGAGATCTACCTGTATTCGAATACGGCCATCGCTCGGGAAGACAACATAACGGCCCTTTACCGCAAGCTGGCAGAGAAGTTTCTCTGCATCTACGGCCTGACCGACGAGCAAGTGGCGGATCGGATAGAAGCCGATGGCATCAATGTTCTCGTGGACATGGGCGGCTATACGGATCGGTCCCGACTGGCCGTGCTTGCCTACCGGCCTGCGCCAGTGCAACTGTCCTATCTGGGGTACCCGGCAACGACCGGTATGCCGGAGGTCGATTATGTCCTGGCCGACCCTTATCTCAATGGACCGGAAAATGCGCGTTATTTCACCGAAAAACTTCTCGAATTGCCTGAGTCTTTCTTGTGTTTCGGGCACCTGCGCCTGCGCGATATTGCCAACGAGATGCCCTTGGATCAAAACGGGTTCATCACCTTCGGTTCCCTGACGAACCCCTACAAGCTGAACGAGCGCACTCTCGATGTCTGGTGTCAGGTGATGCATGCCATTCCCGACAGCCGTTTTTACCTCAATCATCCGCGCTTCGACTGGAAGATGGCAATCGACCGCGTCACCCAGGCTTTTGTCGAGCGCGGCATCGACGCGGAGCGCCTGACGATCGAAAGCCGGCGTGATCCCTCGGGTTCCCATCTGGGCCTGTATGCCCACATGGACCTCAGTCTCGACACCATGCCCCTGACCGGCGGCACCACCACCGTCGATGCCCTGTCGATGGGCATCCCCGTCGTCACCCGGGCCGGCGAAGTCTTCCACCAGCGCATTTCCTATTCCGTCATCAAGAATATCGGACTGGATGTAGACGAACTCGTATCCTTCGACGACCGGGAGTTTGTCGCCAAGGCCATTGCCCTCGCGTCCAACCCGGAAAGAATCCGCCATTTCCGCACCAACATTCCGACCGCCCTGAGAAGCGGCATTCTCTGCGACACGGTACGTTTTACCCGCCAGCTGGAAGACGCCTACCTGAACGCCTGGCAAAACCTTTGCCCGGATCATCCCCTTGCCGAGTTCGTGAAAGCCGATGATGAGACCGGCCAACAGAAGAGGCAATATGGGCTGGTATCAATCTCCACCGCCCCCTCCACCGATGACCTGTTCCATTATGTCCTTCAGGAACGGGGGCAATGGTATGAAAACGAAGTCCACTATTTTGCTGAAATTGCCGACCTCTTCCCGCTGGTCTGGGATATCGGCGACGACCCGGGCGTCTACGCGATACCGATCGCCATCGCCCAATTGCCGAGCGGTGGCAGCACCACCGCCATCAGGATCGACAGCGACGTGCGGCAACTGCTCGAACGCTCATCCCGCGCCAACAATCTCCCCAATCTCAAGATCACTGGTGAAGCCGATCTTGCCGCCAGGCCGGATCTCATACGCCTGGCCTTTATGGAAGAGAACGACTCCCTCGCCTGGATGGAGCAGCATTGGTCGATACTGAAGGAAGGCAACCCCGCCATCCTCCTGCAGCCGCCTCCCGGGACAGCAGGGATCAGTGCAGGCGCCCTGGTCAGAATGGCGGAATACGGACTGACCGCATTCCATCTGGTTCCGGGAATCGGTACGCTGGTAGGCTTGGCAGCGGACAAACCCGTTCCAGCCACACCCCTTCTGTTCTGCAAGGGGGACAAAAGAAAGCGACTCACCACCGCCGGCCTGCTGTGCGACACGGTACCCGGCATCGAAAAGATGGCTACCTCGCAAAGCGCCGACTGGTGGACCATCATCGGCCGGCAACCGGGTCTGAGCCTGAAGATGCTGGAATGGCTGGGGGCGCCAAAATCCAGCAGTGAACATGGCGACCACTACATGATGGCCCTGAACAATCTCAATGGTTGTCATCAGGACTCCGTATCACTGTTGCAACGCCTGCAATTGCTGAGATTCGTCAAGGGAATCCTGGTCGGTGTCGTCAACATGGAACCCAGCGTTCCGCGTGTACTGACATTGATTCGGGTGCTGGTGGATAGTGGTGAGGACGAACCGGCAATCCAGTTGGCGGTATCCCTGGCCGAACAACTGGCCGGACACTCGGGATCGGTACTCGACGAACCCTTTCTCCATCCCTTCCCCGAATGGCGGCGCCTCGCTCCCGCACCAGACGAGGCGCAATGGGCGTTCTCGCTCTGCCTCGCCACAGCGGAGCGACTCCGTCACCCCACCACGTTCTTCAGTCCGGAAGACAGCCTTCCGATCTGGCAAAAGCTGGTCGAATACCCCTGGTTCGCTACAGAAGCCGCTCGTGTCCTGCGATTGATCGGCACCCGCCTCTCTGCCACTTGA